A section of the Methanosarcina mazei S-6 genome encodes:
- a CDS encoding DUF424 domain-containing protein, producing the protein MYLKIYKNGEHVLVAACDEEVLGKTLKHGNTMVEINRAFYEGEPVSEEELEKALEEATTANLFGEKTIKCAIKCGLIDPDSVIVIDCVPHAQVFRV; encoded by the coding sequence ATGTATCTAAAGATCTATAAAAATGGAGAGCACGTGCTTGTTGCAGCCTGTGATGAGGAGGTGCTCGGAAAAACCCTGAAACATGGCAATACTATGGTAGAAATAAACAGAGCTTTCTATGAAGGAGAGCCTGTATCTGAGGAAGAACTGGAAAAAGCTCTGGAAGAAGCTACCACTGCAAACCTTTTCGGGGAAAAAACGATTAAATGCGCTATTAAATGCGGGCTTATCGATCCGGACTCTGTGATCGTTATAGACTGCGTACCTCATGCCCAGGTGTTTAGAGTTTAA
- a CDS encoding S-layer protein domain-containing protein, producing the protein MKFISALFFSIPVIFIFSILIACAVSPTAGASNGRLSIILIDGDEIYVRSGDYYSLLQDYQLHVKGANSEGNRVWIELCRDDTSIEDAIVGEGDTFIYSNNSTEILNLTVEKIYGGADGVLVKFSPVYQYLNPRLPMPQTPVTTPDNHSNNNSSPPPVFENQAKGFDMPILLLSMGAVLLVSGIFAGIYKKK; encoded by the coding sequence ATGAAATTCATTTCAGCTCTTTTTTTTTCAATCCCGGTCATTTTTATATTTTCAATTCTCATTGCCTGTGCAGTCTCTCCCACCGCAGGAGCATCTAATGGGAGGCTTTCGATTATTCTAATTGATGGGGACGAGATTTATGTACGCTCAGGTGACTATTACTCTTTGTTGCAGGATTATCAGCTCCACGTAAAAGGCGCTAATTCTGAAGGCAACAGGGTATGGATCGAACTGTGCAGAGACGACACTTCTATTGAAGACGCTATTGTCGGCGAGGGTGACACTTTTATATATTCTAATAATTCTACGGAGATTTTGAACCTCACAGTGGAGAAAATATACGGCGGAGCGGATGGAGTGCTGGTAAAGTTCTCTCCTGTATATCAGTACCTTAACCCCCGACTTCCCATGCCTCAGACACCGGTAACTACACCTGATAACCACTCCAACAATAATTCTTCTCCTCCTCCGGTATTTGAAAATCAGGCAAAAGGTTTTGACATGCCCATTTTACTTCTGAGCATGGGGGCTGTTCTTCTGGTAAGCGGGATTTTTGCAGGAATTTATAAGAAAAAGTAA
- a CDS encoding biotin--[acetyl-CoA-carboxylase] ligase yields the protein MGDKRSRIIKALKDAQKTPVSGEELGLKLGISRTMVWKYIKSLQADGYEIESSPKRGYVLKSVPQLLYPDEIQMGLKTTLLGKKIHYFEEVSSTNSVAKEIAASEEEGALVIAEIQKGGRGRMGREWVSPHGGIWMSVILKPGIPLRHASRLTLVAGLAVANVIRDMGLDARIKWPNDVRINGKKVCGILTEAKAEVDRVDYVVLGIGINVNMDLKDIPESFRAGSTTLKVELGKHIRRVSFLQDFLFELEQQYISFKTQPFSHILNDWLALSDTIGREVKVTTPSRIIEGRAVGVTPDGALIIRKADNTKEEIIAGRCIYARPK from the coding sequence ATGGGAGATAAAAGGTCTCGAATTATTAAGGCACTTAAAGATGCGCAAAAGACTCCGGTTTCTGGAGAAGAGCTGGGGCTCAAGCTTGGAATTTCCAGGACAATGGTATGGAAATACATTAAATCCCTCCAGGCTGATGGATACGAAATAGAGTCATCTCCGAAAAGAGGATATGTCCTGAAATCCGTTCCTCAACTCCTGTACCCTGATGAGATTCAGATGGGGCTCAAAACAACTCTCCTGGGTAAAAAAATTCATTACTTCGAGGAGGTAAGCTCCACCAACAGTGTTGCGAAAGAGATCGCAGCTTCCGAAGAAGAAGGAGCTCTTGTCATTGCCGAGATACAGAAAGGAGGCAGGGGCCGCATGGGCAGGGAATGGGTCTCCCCTCACGGCGGAATATGGATGTCAGTAATACTTAAGCCTGGGATCCCTCTCAGGCATGCCTCAAGGCTGACCCTTGTTGCCGGGCTTGCAGTTGCAAATGTTATCCGTGATATGGGGCTCGATGCCCGTATCAAGTGGCCAAACGATGTCCGTATAAACGGGAAAAAAGTATGCGGAATCCTTACCGAAGCAAAGGCTGAAGTAGACAGGGTGGATTATGTTGTCCTCGGTATAGGAATCAATGTAAATATGGATTTAAAAGACATCCCCGAATCTTTCCGTGCAGGCTCGACCACCCTTAAAGTGGAACTCGGAAAACACATCAGGAGGGTTTCTTTCCTTCAGGATTTCCTTTTCGAGCTTGAGCAGCAGTACATAAGCTTCAAAACCCAGCCGTTCTCTCATATTCTCAATGACTGGCTCGCCCTCTCGGATACAATTGGTAGGGAGGTAAAAGTCACCACGCCTTCCAGGATTATAGAGGGAAGGGCGGTTGGAGTAACTCCTGACGGAGCCCTTATCATAAGGAAGGCAGATAATACTAAGGAAGAAATTATTGCAGGTAGATGCATTTATGCGCGTCCCAAATAA
- the oadA gene encoding sodium-extruding oxaloacetate decarboxylase subunit alpha, with protein sequence MRVKITETVLRDAHQSLLATRMRTRDMLEVVEQLDQIGYFSLEMWGGATFDSCIRYLNEDPWQRLRDLKKNMDNTYAQMLLRGQNLVGYRHYSDDVVEKFVTKSYENGIDIFRVFDAVNDVRNMELSIKVAKRLGAHVQGTVCYTISPVHTVEKYVGLAKQLEELECDSLCIKDMAGLLSPNEAAKIISAMKKEVSIPISLHCHCTSGMAPMSYMAACPAGVDVLDTALSPLAWGTSQPPTETVVAALQGTPYDTGLDLGAFEEAVRYFKDLKEKYRGILDPISEQIDTNVLIYQIPGGMLSNLVSQLKEQNALDKYGAVLQEMPKVREELGYPPLVTPTSQIVGTQAVLNVLMGERYKVIPKEVKDYVRGLYGRSPAPISPEIIGKIIGDEEPIHCRPADLLKPEYEKRKKEAEEMGIANSEEDILTYILYPAIAPKFLKGEMEEEALAVITPAPATPQEYTIPTHFKVEVDDEVYEVRVEPLGGGVSISEASPKKPSAESVKGGVTSSMQGMVLSLKVKVEDTVREGDTVAVIEAMKMENAVHAPRSGIVKEIFVAEGDTVAPGDIILSIE encoded by the coding sequence ATGCGTGTAAAAATTACTGAAACCGTCCTCCGGGACGCACACCAGTCCCTCCTGGCAACCAGAATGCGGACAAGGGATATGCTCGAAGTGGTTGAACAACTGGACCAGATTGGGTATTTTTCCCTCGAGATGTGGGGAGGTGCCACTTTCGACTCCTGTATTCGCTATCTTAACGAAGACCCCTGGCAGCGCCTCAGGGACCTTAAGAAAAATATGGACAACACATATGCTCAGATGCTTCTCCGCGGCCAGAACCTCGTAGGATACAGGCATTATTCGGACGATGTGGTTGAAAAGTTCGTAACCAAGTCCTATGAAAACGGCATTGATATATTCCGGGTTTTTGACGCTGTAAATGATGTCAGGAACATGGAGCTTTCCATAAAAGTGGCAAAAAGGCTGGGAGCTCATGTCCAGGGCACGGTCTGCTACACTATAAGTCCTGTACATACAGTAGAAAAGTATGTAGGACTCGCAAAACAGCTTGAAGAGCTGGAATGTGATTCGCTCTGTATCAAAGATATGGCAGGCCTTCTTTCTCCAAATGAAGCGGCAAAAATAATCAGTGCCATGAAAAAAGAGGTTTCTATCCCTATTTCTCTCCACTGTCACTGTACTTCGGGAATGGCTCCTATGAGCTATATGGCAGCCTGCCCTGCCGGAGTGGATGTTCTGGATACGGCACTCTCCCCTCTGGCATGGGGGACCTCCCAGCCTCCTACCGAGACCGTTGTTGCAGCTCTTCAGGGAACCCCCTATGATACAGGACTTGACCTTGGGGCTTTTGAAGAGGCTGTCAGGTACTTCAAAGACCTGAAAGAAAAGTACAGAGGAATCCTCGATCCTATTTCCGAGCAGATTGACACCAATGTTCTTATCTACCAGATCCCGGGAGGAATGCTCTCCAATCTTGTTTCTCAGTTGAAAGAGCAGAATGCCCTCGATAAATACGGGGCAGTGCTTCAAGAGATGCCAAAGGTCAGAGAAGAGCTCGGTTATCCTCCTCTTGTTACTCCCACAAGCCAGATCGTAGGCACACAGGCTGTGCTCAATGTTCTCATGGGAGAACGCTACAAGGTCATCCCGAAAGAGGTAAAGGACTACGTACGCGGACTCTACGGACGTTCTCCAGCCCCGATCAGCCCTGAGATCATAGGAAAGATCATAGGCGATGAAGAACCGATTCACTGCCGCCCTGCAGACCTTCTCAAGCCTGAGTATGAGAAGAGAAAAAAAGAAGCAGAAGAAATGGGCATTGCAAATTCTGAAGAAGATATCCTTACATACATACTCTATCCGGCAATTGCTCCCAAGTTCCTGAAAGGGGAAATGGAAGAAGAAGCCCTGGCTGTTATCACCCCTGCCCCGGCGACTCCTCAGGAATACACAATTCCTACACACTTCAAGGTTGAGGTGGACGATGAGGTCTACGAAGTCAGGGTCGAGCCTCTAGGCGGCGGAGTTTCCATCTCTGAAGCGTCGCCTAAAAAGCCAAGCGCAGAATCCGTTAAAGGAGGGGTTACCAGCTCAATGCAGGGCATGGTACTTTCCCTTAAGGTTAAAGTAGAAGATACCGTCCGGGAAGGAGACACCGTAGCTGTTATCGAAGCCATGAAGATGGAGAATGCGGTTCATGCCCCACGCTCGGGAATAGTTAAGGAAATCTTTGTAGCCGAAGGGGACACCGTCGCGCCCGGAGATATCATCCTTTCAATCGAGTAA
- a CDS encoding C39 family peptidase, giving the protein MKARSRILSNTSKLTRTIILMGILLISSCSIAYAETNELPVSINEQTSTTLSIDMAKEIAAFYLVELSGTIPELSGWENAVVEPDITFYDLEGNITAYSFDVMKNSEYDGYIITSATKDKYPILEFSKGQLPTKISTMVEKSENEVENYANKNKLNVEESVPVYEGATFYYTQYSLLDSKNGNKKKVVVDLVTSNIECAENVSNTSKDKVKTVKVETVNSDEIEEAWNYLEDQVVEESDEIGTVSSTESTYSTQAVGYYKKISGVPYYLALTYGCAPTAGGMVLGYWDGNGYPNFPTGNTLMSELATAMGTYNYSTSVSKIDDGINTVCDNHGYSNFNSVNDYTLTKSELMSEINTTRPFVLSMQGGGVGSGHTGAYKNHSVTCVGYGISGTTVYAYLHDGWDSSEHYITFGNWNSSTATWVRP; this is encoded by the coding sequence ATGAAAGCAAGAAGCAGAATATTATCTAATACGAGTAAATTAACACGAACTATAATACTTATGGGAATTTTATTAATAAGTTCATGTTCTATTGCCTATGCAGAGACAAATGAACTCCCAGTAAGTATCAACGAACAAACATCTACAACCCTGAGTATAGATATGGCAAAAGAAATTGCAGCTTTTTATCTGGTAGAACTTTCTGGAACAATACCTGAGTTATCGGGATGGGAGAATGCAGTTGTTGAGCCTGACATTACATTTTATGACTTGGAAGGAAATATCACAGCATATTCCTTTGACGTGATGAAAAATAGCGAATATGATGGCTACATAATTACATCTGCCACGAAAGATAAATATCCAATCCTTGAATTCTCAAAGGGGCAACTCCCAACTAAAATCTCTACAATGGTCGAGAAATCAGAAAACGAAGTAGAAAACTATGCAAACAAAAATAAACTGAATGTTGAGGAAAGTGTGCCTGTCTATGAAGGTGCAACATTCTACTATACTCAATACAGTCTTCTAGATAGTAAAAACGGAAATAAAAAGAAAGTTGTTGTAGATCTCGTTACATCAAATATCGAGTGTGCTGAAAATGTTTCTAACACCAGCAAAGATAAAGTAAAAACTGTTAAAGTAGAAACTGTTAACAGTGATGAAATCGAAGAAGCATGGAATTATTTAGAAGACCAAGTGGTAGAGGAAAGTGATGAGATAGGAACAGTATCAAGTACAGAAAGTACTTACTCAACTCAAGCGGTTGGTTATTATAAAAAAATATCTGGTGTTCCTTATTATCTCGCGCTTACTTATGGCTGCGCTCCAACTGCGGGTGGTATGGTTCTGGGGTATTGGGACGGGAATGGATATCCAAACTTTCCAACTGGTAACACACTAATGTCGGAGTTAGCAACAGCGATGGGAACTTATAACTATAGTACATCCGTGTCCAAAATTGATGATGGTATAAATACAGTTTGTGATAATCATGGATATTCGAACTTTAATTCTGTAAATGACTATACCTTGACTAAATCTGAACTCATGTCAGAAATTAATACCACTAGACCATTTGTCTTGAGTATGCAAGGTGGCGGGGTTGGAAGCGGACATACTGGTGCATATAAAAACCATTCTGTTACATGTGTAGGTTATGGTATCTCGGGTACAACTGTTTATGCTTACCTTCATGATGGATGGGATTCAAGTGAACATTACATTACTTTTGGAAATTGGAACAGTTCAACAGCAACATGGGTGAGACCTTAA
- a CDS encoding pentapeptide repeat-containing protein produces the protein MDFINIDFINIDFINIDFINIDFINIDFINIDFINIDFINIDFINIDFINIDFINIDFDYLLQNRLFLHILLY, from the coding sequence ATAGATTTCATCAACATAGATTTCATCAACATAGATTTCATCAACATAGATTTCATCAACATAGATTTCATCAACATAGATTTCATCAACATAGATTTCATCAACATAGATTTCATCAACATAGATTTCATCAACATAGATTTCATCAACATAGATTTCATCAACATAGATTTCGATTACTTATTACAGAATCGGCTTTTCTTACATATTCTTCTATACTAA
- a CDS encoding acetyl-CoA carboxylase biotin carboxylase subunit yields MFKKVLVANRGEIAIRVMRACRELGISTVAVCSEADKSALFAKYADEAYLIGPAPSSQSYLNMEAIIEVAKNTGAEAIHPGYGFLSENPAFAKRCEEEGIIFIGPPSNVIAEMGSKIRARHLMMKAGVPVVPGTKDAVEDPEEAMEIAEKIGYPVLIKASAGGGGIGMKVVHSREELATSLSSTRQMAGSAFGDSSVFIEKYVEEPRHIEIQILADSHGNMVYLSDRECSIQRRHQKLIEEAPSPIMTPELRKQMGEAAVKVAKAIGYVNAGTVEFLYSKGNFYFLEVNTRLQVEHGITEMVTGIDIVREQIRIAWGDKLDFEQEDIVIDGHAIECRINAEDPLNDFAPSPGKIRRYRSAGGPGVRVDSGVHTGYTISPYYDSMISKLCVWSRKREEAIARMDRALYEYVVVGVKTNIPFHKAVMRNPAFRRGDMTTSFIEEENILEAVEHVVKADSEKGATLASALEAKDKKVAAITAAVHAYVNMAQKTQR; encoded by the coding sequence ATGTTCAAAAAAGTACTCGTTGCAAACCGCGGTGAAATAGCAATCAGGGTTATGCGTGCCTGCAGGGAGCTCGGGATTTCAACAGTTGCTGTCTGTTCCGAGGCTGACAAAAGCGCCCTTTTTGCCAAGTATGCTGATGAAGCCTATCTGATAGGGCCTGCCCCTTCAAGCCAGAGCTACCTGAATATGGAAGCTATCATTGAGGTTGCAAAAAACACCGGAGCTGAGGCAATCCACCCCGGCTACGGTTTTCTTTCCGAAAACCCTGCTTTTGCAAAGCGCTGTGAGGAAGAAGGCATTATTTTCATAGGCCCTCCAAGCAATGTAATTGCCGAAATGGGAAGCAAAATCAGAGCAAGGCACCTCATGATGAAAGCCGGAGTCCCTGTAGTTCCCGGAACAAAGGACGCAGTTGAGGACCCTGAAGAAGCCATGGAAATTGCAGAAAAGATCGGCTATCCTGTCCTTATCAAAGCGTCTGCCGGAGGCGGTGGAATAGGGATGAAGGTTGTCCACTCCAGGGAAGAGCTTGCCACATCCTTAAGCTCTACAAGGCAGATGGCAGGTTCCGCTTTCGGGGATTCTTCCGTATTTATCGAAAAGTACGTGGAAGAGCCAAGGCATATAGAGATCCAGATCCTTGCTGACTCTCATGGTAATATGGTCTACCTCTCAGACAGGGAATGCTCAATCCAGAGAAGGCACCAGAAGCTGATTGAAGAAGCTCCTTCCCCTATAATGACTCCGGAACTCAGGAAGCAGATGGGGGAGGCTGCCGTAAAGGTTGCAAAAGCAATTGGTTATGTAAACGCAGGGACCGTCGAGTTCCTTTACTCTAAAGGGAATTTCTATTTCCTTGAAGTCAATACTCGCCTTCAGGTGGAACATGGAATTACCGAAATGGTAACCGGAATTGATATTGTCAGGGAACAGATCAGGATCGCCTGGGGAGACAAACTCGATTTTGAACAGGAAGATATAGTTATTGACGGGCATGCAATCGAATGCAGAATAAATGCCGAAGATCCCCTGAATGATTTTGCTCCTTCCCCTGGAAAGATCCGGAGGTACCGTTCTGCAGGAGGGCCCGGAGTAAGGGTGGACAGCGGAGTTCATACAGGCTATACAATCTCTCCTTATTATGACTCCATGATTTCCAAGCTCTGTGTCTGGTCCAGAAAAAGAGAAGAGGCTATCGCCAGGATGGACAGGGCACTCTACGAGTATGTGGTCGTTGGAGTAAAAACCAATATCCCTTTCCATAAAGCTGTTATGAGGAACCCTGCATTCCGCAGAGGCGACATGACAACCAGCTTTATCGAAGAGGAGAATATCCTTGAGGCTGTGGAACACGTCGTTAAGGCTGACAGTGAGAAAGGTGCTACTCTGGCTTCGGCCCTTGAGGCTAAGGACAAGAAAGTTGCAGCAATCACGGCCGCTGTACATGCCTATGTTAACATGGCCCAGAAAACACAGCGGTGA
- a CDS encoding minichromosome maintenance protein MCM, whose protein sequence is MTETESKWDEKLKRFFKDYYWNEILQLANEYPDQRSLAVDFTDIEKFDRDLSREFLEHPGELISAAEAALKEIDLPVEKNLEQAHVRVIKIPNRIPIRELRSKHLTRFVAIEGMIRKATEVRPRITKAAFQCLRCGHLTIVEQNSFKFEEPFAGCEEETCGKKGPFKVSIEDSTFIDAQKLQIQESPENLKGGSQPQSLEVDSEDDLTGNVTPGDRVIINGVLKSRQRTLKDGKSTFYDLILEANSIERLDKDYDELEISAEEEEQILELSRDPAIYEKIISSIAPSIYGYEDIKEALALQLFSGVVKNLPDGSRTRGDIHMMLVGDPGIAKSQLLRYVVKLSPRGVFASGRSASASGLTAAAVKDDMNDGRWTIEGGALVMADMGVAAVDEMDKMRTEDKSALHEAMEQQTISIAKAGIIATLKSRCALLGAANPKYGRFDRYEGLADQINMPPALLSRFDLIFVLLDTPNHSLDSRIANHILQSHYAGELSEQRQKLPGSTISEEFVDAEMEIIEPVIAPEFMRKYIAFARKNVYPVMEEDTRHHLINFYTDLRRSGEGKNTPVPVTARQLEALVRLSEASARVRLSNIVTLEDAKRTIRIVMNCLKNVGVDPETGALDADILASGTSMSQRNKIKLLKDIIKKVSDRHPGSKAPLEEVYAEAESEHGIDRGHAEEYIKKMKQRGDILSPDQTHIRLIN, encoded by the coding sequence ATGACTGAAACAGAAAGCAAATGGGACGAGAAATTAAAGAGATTCTTTAAAGATTATTACTGGAATGAAATCCTTCAGCTGGCAAACGAATACCCGGACCAGCGTAGCCTTGCAGTTGATTTCACGGATATAGAAAAATTTGACAGGGATCTTTCAAGGGAATTTCTTGAGCATCCCGGAGAACTTATATCCGCAGCTGAAGCCGCTCTGAAAGAAATTGACCTGCCTGTAGAAAAGAACCTTGAGCAGGCCCATGTAAGGGTCATAAAAATTCCTAACAGGATTCCTATCAGGGAACTGAGAAGCAAACACCTCACACGTTTTGTTGCTATCGAGGGCATGATAAGAAAGGCAACAGAGGTCAGGCCAAGGATCACAAAAGCTGCCTTCCAGTGTTTAAGATGTGGGCACCTGACCATAGTGGAGCAGAACAGTTTCAAGTTCGAAGAGCCTTTTGCAGGATGTGAAGAGGAGACCTGCGGGAAGAAAGGGCCATTCAAGGTTTCAATTGAAGATTCAACTTTTATCGATGCCCAGAAACTACAGATCCAGGAGTCCCCGGAAAACCTGAAAGGAGGGTCGCAACCCCAGAGCCTGGAAGTGGACTCTGAAGATGACCTTACGGGGAATGTTACTCCGGGGGACCGTGTTATAATCAACGGAGTCCTGAAGTCAAGGCAGCGCACCCTCAAGGACGGGAAATCCACTTTCTACGACCTTATACTGGAAGCGAATTCCATCGAGCGCCTGGACAAAGATTATGATGAGCTTGAAATATCTGCCGAAGAAGAGGAACAGATCCTTGAGCTTTCCCGTGACCCGGCAATTTATGAAAAAATCATAAGCTCCATTGCGCCCTCTATTTACGGATACGAGGATATCAAAGAAGCCCTTGCACTCCAGTTATTTTCAGGGGTTGTGAAGAACCTTCCTGACGGCTCGAGGACGAGGGGCGATATCCACATGATGCTTGTAGGTGACCCCGGAATTGCAAAAAGCCAGCTTCTCCGTTATGTTGTCAAACTATCTCCAAGAGGCGTCTTTGCTTCAGGGAGGAGCGCGTCTGCGAGCGGTTTGACTGCGGCTGCCGTAAAAGACGACATGAACGACGGCAGGTGGACGATAGAAGGCGGAGCACTTGTCATGGCTGATATGGGAGTTGCTGCAGTTGACGAAATGGACAAGATGAGGACAGAGGACAAGAGTGCCCTCCACGAGGCAATGGAACAGCAGACCATAAGCATAGCCAAAGCAGGGATTATTGCAACTTTAAAGTCCAGGTGTGCCCTTCTTGGAGCTGCAAATCCGAAATACGGCCGCTTTGACCGGTATGAAGGGCTTGCAGATCAAATAAATATGCCTCCGGCTCTGCTTTCTCGTTTCGACCTGATCTTCGTTTTGCTCGATACCCCAAACCATTCCCTGGACAGCAGGATAGCAAACCACATTCTGCAGTCGCATTATGCGGGAGAACTCTCCGAGCAAAGGCAAAAACTTCCAGGGTCTACAATTTCTGAAGAATTTGTTGATGCTGAAATGGAAATAATTGAGCCTGTTATTGCACCGGAATTTATGCGGAAGTATATCGCATTTGCACGAAAAAATGTTTATCCGGTAATGGAAGAAGATACAAGACATCACCTTATTAACTTTTATACGGACCTCAGGAGAAGCGGAGAAGGCAAGAATACGCCCGTGCCCGTAACAGCCAGGCAGCTCGAAGCGCTGGTTCGCCTCTCCGAAGCCAGTGCACGTGTCCGCCTCAGTAATATAGTCACCCTTGAGGACGCAAAACGGACCATCAGAATAGTAATGAACTGCCTTAAAAACGTAGGAGTCGATCCAGAAACAGGAGCTCTTGACGCAGACATACTTGCTTCGGGTACAAGCATGAGCCAGAGGAATAAAATAAAACTCCTCAAAGACATAATAAAAAAAGTCAGTGATAGACACCCGGGTTCCAAAGCTCCTCTTGAAGAGGTCTATGCAGAGGCTGAAAGCGAGCACGGCATAGATAGAGGACATGCAGAGGAATACATAAAGAAGATGAAACAGAGAGGCGACATTCTTTCTCCGGACCAGACCCATATCAGGCTCATTAATTAA
- a CDS encoding coiled-coil protein has protein sequence MNNDVSTAETATADLSNLNERELKGKVNELRSRIEKSERQLASIFKDLKINRTDIDELKAKRDTLNQQVKERVAKAQALRDRRDEINKQIGEYKEKRSGINSKTQELFSGIAELKEKRDECNKLSHGSVESLSKAYEAELDALFNKELPLAVEIKIMQKLDDLSKRLDAATKANELHSQIQESYKESKGIHKEGDEFHEKIQALSDESQACHLEMLENFKAADEIRKEANMYHAQLTDKIANINSIKEKIDPLKNNIANSRKELSLYLDKLKDLQLTKDEHKVSQKHSDAREKLQKNARLSLEDLKLLIEKGDVKFSTNE, from the coding sequence ATGAACAACGACGTTTCAACAGCAGAAACTGCAACGGCCGACCTTTCAAACCTTAATGAACGGGAGCTCAAGGGCAAGGTTAACGAGCTCAGGAGCAGGATAGAGAAAAGCGAAAGGCAATTGGCTTCGATTTTCAAGGATCTGAAAATAAACAGAACCGATATTGACGAACTTAAAGCAAAGAGAGACACTCTGAACCAGCAGGTAAAGGAAAGGGTTGCAAAAGCGCAGGCACTTAGAGACCGCCGGGATGAAATAAATAAACAAATTGGGGAATACAAAGAGAAGAGAAGCGGGATCAATTCCAAAACCCAGGAACTTTTTTCAGGGATTGCGGAGCTCAAAGAGAAGCGTGATGAATGTAATAAACTATCCCATGGAAGTGTTGAATCCCTTTCAAAAGCTTATGAAGCTGAACTTGACGCCCTGTTTAATAAAGAACTCCCCCTTGCAGTTGAGATAAAAATAATGCAGAAGCTGGATGACCTGAGTAAACGCCTTGATGCCGCAACGAAGGCTAACGAGCTTCATTCGCAGATCCAGGAGAGTTATAAGGAATCCAAAGGTATTCATAAAGAAGGGGACGAGTTCCACGAAAAAATCCAGGCACTTTCGGATGAGTCTCAGGCGTGCCACCTGGAAATGCTTGAAAATTTTAAGGCAGCAGATGAGATCCGAAAAGAAGCAAATATGTACCATGCCCAGCTTACCGACAAAATTGCAAATATAAATTCCATTAAAGAAAAAATCGACCCCCTCAAGAACAATATTGCTAACAGTCGGAAAGAACTTTCATTATATCTCGATAAATTAAAAGATCTCCAGTTAACAAAAGATGAGCACAAAGTAAGCCAGAAACACAGCGATGCACGTGAAAAGCTTCAGAAAAATGCTCGCCTCAGCCTGGAAGACCTCAAACTCCTTATAGAAAAAGGAGACGTAAAATTCTCCACAAATGAATAA
- a CDS encoding 4Fe-4S dicluster domain-containing protein, with the protein MKIYIDEEKCTGCGACKAACPKGPRVYSIEEKKGKKVCVVKDPSYCLGCRMCTTVCMADAITLEN; encoded by the coding sequence ATGAAAATTTATATTGATGAAGAAAAATGTACAGGTTGCGGAGCATGTAAGGCTGCATGCCCTAAAGGCCCGAGGGTTTACTCCATTGAAGAAAAAAAAGGTAAAAAGGTCTGTGTTGTAAAGGACCCTTCTTACTGTCTGGGGTGCAGGATGTGCACGACTGTCTGCATGGCAGATGCAATTACCCTTGAAAACTAA
- a CDS encoding RNA methyltransferase produces the protein MSLNIRVVLVEPMYQGNVGSVARAMKNFGYSDLVLMNPCELEGQARAMSSHARDVLEGARIVSTLEEAVKGADLLIGTTGVSSLKTGEHIRLPLYTVKEVREKLKGCSGTIALLFGREDNGFSNDELKGFDMLVTVPTSEIYPIMNLSHAVAIVLYELSGLEGGSNPLADGFDLQLLYGHLDELLEEIDYPAHKKDKTSLMLRRILGRAGLTPREVQTLRGIIRKSERKMRLASGVETLQKIEDPGSIEKFI, from the coding sequence TTGTCATTAAATATTCGAGTAGTGCTTGTAGAACCCATGTACCAGGGAAATGTCGGATCTGTTGCAAGAGCCATGAAAAACTTCGGATACTCCGACCTTGTCCTGATGAACCCCTGCGAACTTGAAGGGCAGGCAAGGGCAATGTCTTCTCATGCCAGGGACGTGCTTGAAGGGGCAAGGATCGTTTCAACCCTTGAAGAAGCCGTAAAAGGTGCAGACCTGCTTATAGGGACTACAGGAGTCTCAAGCCTGAAAACCGGAGAACATATACGCCTCCCTCTTTATACTGTAAAAGAGGTCAGAGAAAAACTTAAAGGATGCAGCGGCACTATTGCACTCCTTTTCGGGCGTGAGGACAACGGCTTCAGCAATGACGAACTGAAAGGATTTGATATGCTTGTCACGGTCCCAACTTCGGAAATATATCCGATTATGAACCTTTCCCACGCAGTTGCAATCGTGCTTTACGAGCTATCCGGACTCGAAGGAGGAAGCAATCCTCTTGCAGACGGCTTTGACCTCCAGCTCCTTTACGGGCATCTGGACGAGCTGCTTGAAGAAATAGATTATCCGGCTCACAAAAAAGACAAAACTTCCCTGATGCTGAGGAGGATATTAGGAAGGGCAGGGCTGACTCCGAGAGAAGTACAGACTCTCAGGGGCATAATAAGGAAAAGCGAGAGAAAAATGAGGCTTGCGTCAGGAGTTGAAACCCTGCAAAAAATAGAAGATCCGGGAAGCATAGAAAAGTTCATATGA